ATATTTTACGCCTGAAAATTTTGactgtatttctgatcagttttccacttacaggtcttttacagttgtaatttcaaaatacaggtctttttcagacgttttacagctgtaaaacaggtccttttttcgtacaggtATTGTTGCGACGATCTTGAATTTACTTTATTCgtattttttataatttgcaTAAGATTTATTTTGTGGCATACCCGAAAAAggtgaaacagaaatatttatcgtATTTCACTTTAGGTACGTATTTCATGTAATAatgacaaaacataaaattattattatgaatAGGAGCTTATTATAACAATTATAACAATTCCAACAATTCCAACACGGTCcgatttatttttctattaaaaagaACTTTGAAATCTGTATGTTATCATACAACGCATTCTCTGTTTGTACgttacaattattacgtcaacGCATCAAACGCTGGAAGAAGAAACGCATAAAACAGACAACAGTTACTATTTGGTGGACATTTTCAAGAATGTAGATAGCGTTCCTTGATAGTGCATAAGATACTAAATGATATATATCTTAAACATTGATCaggtcttgaataaaatcattgtcgttcagatgcatggcgtaattccttcgcatctgagctccaaaaaaaagattttattcacAACTTGGAATACTATAATTtcttaacatttcaaaacaatagaGAAGAGCTaagatattgttgtttttatcatAAGAACTTTCATTTCGTTTAAATAAGTAATACAAAGGACTAACATTCTGTATagtcaagaaatatttaaatttgtttgaacaacagaaaaaaagtggaaacttcacaggtcgctcaacacgacaacaTTGGAAATGGTACAGGCCCgctttaattgagcctgttcatggacggtagtggagatGCATGCTACAGAGCACACCCTATAGCCCCGGTGGAGCAGAACTCAAAaattacacatgctacaagtaccaAACACAATTTAGAGACGAAACGACCTTTTTATTTTAATCACCCAAGTTTAAATTCAAGGCCATTTAACTTGTGAATCAAATAATCTCAGTTGGATTAAAAGACCTGGGGATTCTAAATTGCAATCAAAAAGATGAATATCACGTTGTTTGGGAGGAGCTTTCGAGGCTTTTGCAATCTGGTTATACGGTACACGACAGGTAAATGTGTGGAATGGCAATGGGAAGCAAAACTCCATGTTGGTACTGTGCAGCTGAGATGTTGTCACGACTAACAACTAAGGGGGAGATATAGGGAAACATGTGCCAGTATCATGACTCCCAAAGGCCAAACCCACACATACTATATCTTATAGCAATACTCCCTAAAAGGTGATATCGAAACGTGAAGCATATCAAATGAATTATATTCTCACTATAATTCTTGGTTGTAAACATATCCATGCCTAAATGCGGTGTAAAGGcatcatttgaaaatgttttagttGATGTAAAAACCGGCTTTAAAACGGAAGTCGAAACTGATTTCCCTTCTAGCCATATTTATCGGAATAAGAACTATAAACTATTTACTGTAAACACTGAAAAGCGTCCcttcttaaaaaaagaaagtacAAAGTTATATCAAAGTACCACTGTGCATAACATATGCCGTTTTAAATGTGAAAATCACATAAATGTAATGTAGAGCTATGTAAATGTGATATAATATCTATTGGAATAAATATAATTTTCCTTTTATAAAAGCAATTGATACGCTGATAAAGTAATTAAAACATCGGCAATAAAGACAGTCACAAGCCAACAAATCATTACAGTGTAATTTTGTTCTCATGTAACGACGAACTGTAAATGTTCAATATATAATAATAGATAAAGTGTTTGTTCTGTTCTGTGCTATTCTAATGTGTATGCATTTTACTGAATTGTTTACAGCCGACATATTACGAAACACTTTGTTTGATGTTTGATGAAATTACCATTACATAAATAATACATACCAAcaccattatacatgtatatacataaaaTTAATTGTTTCCGTCAAAATGCTCTGACAAAAAATTGTTCATCTAAATGTAGAATACGGCCTTGAAATATGTTCATCAAAATTacaatagctttgaaactattGCCAAGTTTGTTTTCCCACAACATTTTGAGAGCTCTAAATTACTTCCAGAAAACTGACAGCTACTATTACGAAAGCGTGAatttataattcattaaaattaaaacattatttaccaGTCAGTTTTAGGTTTGTGTTAAACACTAGAGTTTCCTTCTCACAAATATGAAATCTGGAGCAACATTAACTCGAATTTCTTTCacaaaattgtatccttttgttTCCATATAACGTTTCAAATGCTGTTTTCCTCCAACCCATTTGTTGTGCTCTATTGAGAACATTTTAATATTAAGTTTGTCCCATGGTATTGTATCAAGAACAAACACCACGCTCTGCGCCTTCAACATCTAGGCTGAAATAATCGATATCCATCTTGCCAATTGCTAACAATATTGTATAAAGTGGGAAACACTGCACCTGGATCAGCTTTCTTGcactgtttttcattttatatcgaTCGTATAGAACTTTTCCTAGAACAGCCTTCCTTCCGGAGAAAAATGTTtcctaaataaaaagaaataattgtaagTGATTTGTATTGGCTTCACCAATTACAACCAAATACTTACAACTTGTTTAAACATACATTAAAGCGCAAGGACATGCAccattgaaattataaaaaaaagattatcttgTATCAGTGAAAAATCAAAAAGAGACATCATTCCAGATGTCTTAGAATTTCATTAGAGTGAAAACAGCAAGTGGTATTAGATAAACCAATActgtttaagaaatttaaatgtaaaaagcaaacaaacaaaaacaaaaaaaaaaaaaaaaaaaaaaaaaactaactaaaTTCCTTCTATATTGCATCAAATTTCAATAGCATGAATTTCGGGCGTTTTAAATATATCATCTTAATCAAAAAAAAGTGTATAATATAGGCAgtgtaaaaatacaaacttcaagtaggaactatttattttaaatatatgtgtacctaactgcatcaaagtatgtagactgaaaaaaatatattagatatCATATTCggaaaaaagttatttgagctgaaaaataATGATCAcgggtaaaatatttggtaaaatggagacaactccgtaTGACTTTACTGTAGGCTTAGATGGTTATTGGCCTAGTACtccatgcaaactatgcactttttacctctacgcAGGAAAAATGTACATGCTTAATTATGCATaattgtcacaaaggttaacaatctgaatagaaaactgtgtaaagatcaaataatttaaagccctggggaaagtgtgacattttctgtggtgaaatttgtcaacaaacagacgattaatttgaaatagtcaaaacccacagaatttcacaaggtaaaatatgttgcaaaggctactgctggaaaaaGAACAATCTCTACTAttcatatatatgcgtcaaaataTGGCaaaacatctagaaatatgagaaaatcaaagaaatcaatttcaggattTTTCAatgcatgactgtcttatcatgcatagcatttaacatagatagattacttttccattgcattgatataaaaagggacaggattaggattaacagacggtgttcactaaacaatttcacaatataaacagattgtttcccttgtgtaaacagggcttagggtaagtctcaatataatatttaaaatgtccttaaaatgcacaaaaagatcacttcatatttttattttattgccaTTATTAACTATTGAAAGAATTTTGTAAATTGcgaattttttacataaatctgaaaGCGTACACTTTAATTCAGACGGGAAGAGTTGCCACGATTTTGTGTTCACAAATGACAGTTATTATAAGACAAAGATgttattttcgattttttcacTATAGAATAAATTATGATTATGTAGTTACTGTCGGGATATGATACAATTGGGCTGTTTAAAGTGTGTGAAGGGTGAAAGAATATATTGTGATTATGTAGTTACCGTCGGGATATTATACAAATGGGCTGTTTAAAGTGTGTGAAGGCCACAGGAATATATTGTGATTATGTAGTGACCGCCGGGAAATGATACAATTGGGCTGTTTAAAGTGTGTGAAGGGTGAAGGAATAAATTGTGGATGTGATATTGCCGTCAGGATACGATATATTTGGACTGTTAACAGTCTGATGAGTGAAAGAATGAATTGTGATTATGTAGTTACCGTCTGGGTATGATAACTTGGACTGTTATAAGTGTGTGAAGgccaaagaaaaaaatgtatgattataTTGTTACCGTCTGGATATGATACATATGGACTGTTTAAAGTGTGTAAAGGCCAAAGGAAAAATGTGTGATTATGTTGTTACTGTCTCGATATTATAACTTTGACTGTTTAAAGTGTATGAAGACAAAGTATTAGATTGTGATTAATATTGTTATCGGCGGGCTATGATACACATGGGctgattaaattgttttaatggTGCAGGAAGAAACTTTGGTTATGAAGTAACTGTCTGAATATGATACAATTGGGCTGTTGAAAAGTTTTGAAGGAATAAATTGTGATTATGTAATTACAGTTTGCATATATATAATTCTTTAGCTGTTTAAAGTATGTGTGAATCTTAACTAAATCATCCCGATCTACATTATATTCAGACgttttatatatagcatttattttaaagGAAAGAAGGTAGAGACATATCTGCAGTTAATATTATAATGTAAACGAAACTTTAGCTCATTTTCTTGACGAGGGTGACGAGTGTTCGGCGGACAGGGGAGGTAATCGGTCGCGACTATTCCTATATGCTATTTTCCGGAAGCACCAGCGGAACGACAAGTCAGACAAACTGAGAGCATAACAATTTCAAAGATTATTTACATAGGCGtttgtttcttgatattgtttcaAACTGAATTTTACAAGAACTTATACTTGTTCTTCAGTCTGTCCTTTCATGTGTTGCTTTGATCAAAGTATTGCATAATATTACGTAGTAGGGTAGGTACTGTATTcttggaataaatatgtttaatctaAACTAAATTTTTTCATACAGTTCATCTCAACAATTCTggcaaaatctgttttcaaattatAAACATCATGTCAAAGGCGAATTTTTAAATGTGtctttaaataaatagataataaaatctgtaaaaaagatcctttggaagcaaagaatgcaaccaagaagaataatagcaaactcggtttgattgagtctattcatgagcggtaatgaaatgtgtaacacctcttacgccccaagcaccggcttaagtggaactctattacacatattttgaatggactccatgatcccaaaggaccagaaaatataccaaCACTGAATCCAATTATGGGGAGGCCACAccgcacttaaagattgctgttgtgatagttaatacaatctgtcaaaagatcctttggaaccaaagaatgcaaccaagaagaataatagcagacttggtttgaatgagtctgttcatgagcggtaatgaaatgtgcaattcCTCTTAGTATACGCTAATAAAGTCATATTTATAGGGACGATTGCAATTAAACATATAAAGAATATCTGGCATTTGCATAAAAAATCATCATCCGTGTAAAGAAAACCAAGGCTTTACTTAAAAATCTATAAATAAGTTTTTCaactatttagaaatataaaaataacaagatTTTTATGTCTTAGTAAGAGGAACAAGGTTTAAACAtacactgcggaaaatggttccgtatacgggagtgtacgcattccgtatactcctaatgtacgggcgtatacggaaacatttttcccgtatatggaacattccatatacaggaatcccgtattctttaattggacattcatgtttttctcacatggattcgttcattcatacttagcataaatacgtttcaacagtttatgtcagtatttaaggttagggattgtcaaggtccaaaagtatgtttaagacgtaggttttgatcatacttaaagtttcaggaaagataccttttatatgatattcgtatattagacatatacgggaccgtatactcccgtatatgcacatatttttcgcagtgataTTTCATGTTCGTAACAAAACATGTGGCTACCAAATTATAAACAAAAGAGTTATGAGTTTTTTAGACACGTTAATAGAACGCAACATTCATTGAAACCGTATAGCATTGAGGCAGTGcatatttttactgtattttagtTAAGGGGGCCTCAGTAGCTGAGTGGTTATGATCGTTGAATTTAATTTGAATTACTTATCAATACCCGCCACTTTGGATTCGAAACCCCGCTGGAAGTGTATAAATCTTTGATGTAAAGAAGCCATTTTGCTGGCTTAAGATTGATGGTTTTAGCTAGGTAGGCTACCCGTCCGTGTCTGAAGTAATAATCATAAGGAATTTGAATTGATATATGTGTATGAATGTGTATATGTGGTAGAAATTCAATTAAATCATATCGTTAATGATATCTATCTATTATTTCTGCGTAAAATTTGCTCTCGGGCAATGCTGTAACTTTGTcaataactctgatttaattATCGCATATGGATAGTATCTAAATGTATTTCAGCTTGTTTTAACGGGTGAAAGAACATGTGTGCCAAATGAAGAAACGGCGAAATGACCAGTGCTGTCGATTCATAGCTAAAATATGTTACCATACGTTTCCTGTATAATGAGCAAATAGacgttttattatgtttttcaaCTCTTTCCAAGGGAATATGATACCTAGGCCATTACAATGGATTGTTTTAAACGGGATAGACGGGAAAAGAATGATATTTAATTTGTAGTACCTAGATAGCTCTGCCTGTTAACAAACGTTTTTATAAGATTCTCATTACTTCCAGTATACCAATTACTGTAACTTTTCAGTATCTATTTGTCCCAAAAAAAGACATCATTCGAAAGCTTCAAATCAAACATGTTTTTACAAGTTTGCTTGTTTAACTTTCATTCAACCAGTATGTAGTAGACCCACGTGGTACATATACATCATATATTTACATGGCAACAGTGAACAAATACACAAGTGATAATATTCGTATAATATAACAATCATGTAACTACAGTATTATCTTTAGAATAGCTGGTCGTCCGTCAAGTTTGCCGAAGGTATGCATACTATTCATATTTTCTTATAATAAACCTATTGCACATATTCAATTAACTTGGTGAAAAACCTTACTCCTCCATTTCATATTATCATGTTTACAACGTTCTCATGTTAAGTCTTAACATTaactaaaatttgaaatatttttgtttgtatatgtttCAAACTTTATGCAAAGATAGAAATCAATATTGAAGTAACTCTTATGCTACTAAGACTGGAAGATCTGAGAAGTACATATACTTGTATGCCATCGAACAGTTACAGCTGGTTCTCAGTTTACCAATATAATTGCAATTGCTCGCACTGAAAGTAAGGTTAAAATGTCTCCATGGGATTTGATTGCTTCGGTCTCTTTCGTTGTTGTTAAACAAAAACCCCTTTTCTAATACCGACCCGTTTAGACCGGAAAAATCGATTGCTTAAGATATAACCTGCAGAATGACATTAACTGGaacgaaaataaaatttaagatcCATTTTGACTTATTACAATATACTGTTGATCTACTATAAATAGATACAATACGGCAAAGCAACATTTGTATACCACAAAAGGCCCGTCATATTTGAAAGTGAAAGAACCTAACAAGATTCCGCCAGTGGAATCTTCGTCTATATTggcctattatcttttgtttggCAACAATAAAAACACTAGTatcacgtatattttgaaaacagtCATGCTTCATACAAACCCAACACACATTCTTTATCAAAGAATATCAGTTTTTTCTACATGAAtagtaaaacagtatttttatataacatagagtaatgttttatatatatatagggaagtGTTTTAGCCGATAAATTGTACAAAGCTCAATCTTTTTTAATGTGTTTCATTAGGGCCATGCAGAAATGAGTAAAGGCAGCCCCTAACATACACAACAAAAGTCGggatatgtaaaacataaaaaatgctcGGGTAAATGATTATAAACGACAAGCTGCAAATGCAGGCCAAGCCATAATGTTACATAACTATCATTAACGGATTTTCgattaattaagtaaatatgTATAATTGCTCGAACaagaaacataataaatattatattgtcTGACTATTTATAGCAGTAGACTAAACTGTTTACATATGTATGTAAAAAATTTAATGATACTCACAAGtgaaggatatttgtttgttgaaAGACAAGCATTGAGAGAATATGCTTTTCTGTGTTTCTGTCGCAGCGAACCGTATGTTGTAGGGTTAGGTTCAATAACAATACCAGTCCAGTTGCGATACCGTTCAAGAAACAAACTGTTTGATAAACGTTCACCATCGAAAGCTCCACAGTCGACATAAAATCCATTTCGCTGAAGTACAAGACTTATTATTGGTGTACCAATTATCGGTGTATAAATGATTAAAATTCCCCAATACACAACATTCAATTTATATGCTTACCAAAATTAAactcattttcaagaaaaattatcttcttttcattaaaagttaattttattcacCTGGAAAAACAGTAATTGGAAATGTTAGGTCATATACTGACCGACCATGGTCGCCATCTTGGATGTTTAAGGTACCAATCATCGGTGGAATTGTGGGAAATAATGCTACTGCACTAAACTTCCATCCAGATACATAAAAATAACAAGTAAAGAAAGCTGAAAGTTCTGGCTACTGGGTTATCTAACCTGCTATGGAGAATAAAAGTATATTATAACatacaaaatgaatgaaataaataaatgatatcacaaacagcattttatcacatttttgtcaaaaatcacCAACATATTACATTCAGTTACTCGAACACAGTGGTGGCACAAGAACTCATCATGCCTTCTTAAAACTTTATATCACAGCAGTATTTAAGGTGTGTCCAGTGGTCACACTTATCACACTGTCCCACTGCACAAGTTCCAGGGTGTACATCAGGTTCATGGGCTCTGGCGTGAACTTTCCACAAACACAACAAAGGTCTTTCTCAGCAATCTCACTGTGGAAGTCTTCCTCTGAGTCAAAAGTGTTATTGTACCAAATGGACCAGGGATTGTTGACAATGGTGCTTTATTGACTCTCTTTGTGTTTTCTTTGGCATAATCTTCTCCCCAGATGGACCAGGTACTCCTGGTGCTGTTCCCTTCTTGCCTTTCTTGTTGACTTCAGTTTTCTTTGGATGGTCAACTGGAGTCATCAGCAACTTCTTTGATGGAGATGATATATCACGGTAGTTGGTAGTTTTCCTCTTTCTGGTACCATTTGTTGTCTCAAGCACTTTCAAGATTATTTTTCTGTCAAGAAATGATACAGACAGCAGGTTCACTGATTGGTTGTTCGTTGTTTTCAATGTAAATGGTGAATGGAGTAGTCTTTGCAGCTCCTATGGATGTCCGCTGTAGAGGATACACACCAGTCTTCTTTATCTTCTTCAAAGCACTTGTGAGATTTTCTCCACAAACTCCTTTGTTGTACGCCTTGCTGGAGACTTATGCTATATAGCAGCGGTTGATCTGCATCCCTGGCATGTAAGCCTGACACTCGCTATGGTAGATGTTCGTAAGCGGTCCAAAGTAACCTACATCAAGGGGTTGTGTTACATGCAAGGTGTGTGGTGGCAAAACAAATAATACCACATTGTTTGCCTCTCCCGACGTAGAAAGTGTGAGGTTGATATGTGACTTGTGACCGTCGAACAAAATCATGACAGGATAATCCTTGGTTGAAACATGCTTAAAGAAGTGCTGTTCTAGGTATTCGATAAATACAACAGAATTAGACCATCTCTGTAACTGTACCGGCTGACCCCGGAGAAGCCCCTGTCAAAAGGTCCCGGTTCCATCTCATCCCAAGGAATACGTAGTATGGCGGTAATCTATTGCCTGCTGCACTTCCACATGCAATGATTGTCACTGTTTTCCCCCTGTTTGAGGTTATGGCCTGAGATGTTGTTCCTTTCATACATATAACATGGCGGGGGTTGTACTCCATCACTAAACCAGTTTCATCAACATTCCAGATGAACTCTGGTTGTGCTTCTTCAACATTTTTGCCAGTTTACAAAACACTTGTCCATGGTCTCATCTGAGGTACACTTTGCTCTAAGCACAGACAATTTCTGGGGTTTGGCTAAAGTTACATCTGAGTTCCGTCTTTTGAATCCCTTGTACCATGATGCTGCAACATCTGTATCACTCTGTTTCTTCCTTCCTAATGTAACAGCCCAATCAAATGCCAAGCTGAGAAATTCAGCACGGGTATAGCCATACCCTATGCTTGCCATGCAGTTTTTATG
The Mercenaria mercenaria strain notata chromosome 10, MADL_Memer_1, whole genome shotgun sequence genome window above contains:
- the LOC123560523 gene encoding protein Star-like — protein: MISKRINLLKETSQLENIYHKDMKKSVQLENINYIDIMSTLNRDKVVFNDRTLISIVQKYYVQPPSMLPYNLSHSEIQNPSPGQTQFIDEYLNHKRNGFYVDCGAFDGERLSNSLFLERYRNWTGIVIEPNPTTYGSLRQKHRKAYSLNACLSTNKYPSLETFFSGRKAVLGKVLYDRYKMKNSARKLIQVQCFPLYTILLAIGKMDIDYFSLDVEGAERGVCS